The nucleotide sequence AATAAACGTAGTGCCCCTCTGTGCTCGAACTTGATTCGCTAGAAGTTTGCCCATTTTATTACCAAATCTGTATAATTTATGAGAATAATATAATATATCCTGTTGCGTCCGACGATGAATATAGCAATTTAAAGTATGCAATAGATCCCTGTAATCTTGCTTAGATTGGGTGGTAGGGTGTGCTATGAGTCTGCCTTTAGCTTTCCGAACTTCCTTCCCCAAGTCTATAAGCTGTTTGCTGGCTAATTTCTTCTGCCGTATGACGTATGCAATAATCTCCCCCCTTAACGTGGCCTTACTCGCAGCCCAAAAAAGGGTCGGGTTGTCCGGATGTTGAGAATTATGTTGAGTGTATTCCTTCCATTTGTCGGTGATATAGGCCTGAAAGCCTTTATCTGCAGAAAGGTGTGCTGGGAAGCGCCATCTAGGCTGCAACCGCCTGGGACCCCCCTAGCCCCGCATCGACCCCAGGTCATAGCATGGTCGGAGCATTCTTCAGGCCCTATCTCTGCTGTTCCGTTCTTATTGAAGCATTGTGGGGATACGAATAAGTAATCTATGCGGAGCATTGAGAAGTGGGCTCGAGCAACGTGTGTGCAATCTTTGGCTTCTGGATGTAAAACCCTCCATGGATCCACTACTTGTAGTTGGTGGCAGAGATATGGTAGGCCCCTGTGCTTCGCAGTGCTGGGATGGGGACCTGCATGGGAGCGATCTAGGCTTGGGTCCATTACCTGGTTAAAATCGCCTGCTATGAACAATAAACCTTTTCTATGTAGTGTAACGGTTTGCACCAAGTCAGGAAAGAAACTGTGTTGGTAATTATTTGGAGCATATACGCTGCATAAGGTGACTTCCATGCCAGATAATTTCCCCGACCCTAAGATAAACCTGCCTTCGGTATCAGAGATCACTCGTGCTTCTTCAAAAACAGTGGTTTTCCCAATCAGTATGGCTTCGCCTGCTTTTCTGTTTAAAGCAGGAGAGTAATAAACCTTCTCCACCCAGTCTCTGGTTAGCTTTTTGCTTTCTGCAGCAGACAGGATACACATCTAAGCTTTTCAGCCATTCTTTCTTATGGGAGGTATTAATAACCAACCAGAGGTTATTTCCGAGCTCATCTGTGAGGCACACCCCCCGCCCCCAGCCTAGGGGTGCTACTCTGTCTGATCCTCCAGCCTGCATTTGTAATTGTAAAACAAGAGCAAGTACAGATAAAACACCATATAATGCCTCTGTGAATAAACCCCAGTGCACCCCAGGTCGCTACCCTCCCCTTTGGACCTCCCCTCCCCAACTAAACCCCATGCATTTACCAAACTCCTCCATAAAAAGGAGGTAACAGACCACCTGAGTTTTCCCTCCGGCTCCCCCCACCATTCCTTGTAACTTAAACTTATAGCGGGTTAACATTCAAGAGAATACAGCATGATCCATGTCCAGAACCTTAAGGTTAGCAAGATAAACATACCATAACTAGAAAACATCTCTAACTCTTTGTATCAAAGAATAATGAAGAAGACTCCACAAATCGCTCCAAGTAGAGTCATTTGATAGCCACAGTGCCGTGAATGAACTGTTTCACTGCTTCCACAGATTGGAAACTATGCCAGGTCCCTTTAAACTCCAAGCGGAGCCTAGCCGGATATTGGAGTGTGAACCTCATTTTTCGATTGAAAAGTTCTGCACCTATGGGAGAAAATTCCCTGCGTTTGGCGGATACTGCCGCAGAGTAATCTTGAAAAATCATTATTCTGCTGCCCTCGTACTTCAGTGCAGAGCAACACCTGTACGCTTGCGTAATGGCAGCTTTATGACAAAAATTCAGGAATCTAGCTATTACAACCCTGGGCTTTGTAGCCTCCTGATTTCGGGTCCCCAGTCTGTGCGCTCTTTCAACTACTACACTGCCCAGCAGCTCCCCCAATCCCAGCTCCTGTAAAAGCCATGTTTCCAGGATTTTGGCTAGTTCCCTCTCCGTGACGGATTCTGGGATCCCCACAAACCTGATGTTGTTCCTCCTTGACCTATTTTCCAAATCTTCCACTTTGCTTTCCAGGGTGGTGACTTGTTTTTGCAAGGTGTCTTGTTTTTGTAGGAGAGTCTGGGTCTCCGTTTCAACGTCTGCTATCCTTTGCTGTGCATCAGCCacttaattttttatttcctgcagaGTTTCATTGCCAGTGCTGATTTTGTGAGCATGCTCAGAAAAACGGGGTTCTAAAGCCTGCACCACTGCCTGTGTGACCTCTCCCACCAGATCAGGCTTTTCTGCAGGCGAGCTGGGGCTTGGAgggccggcggccatcttgccatTGGGTAGTCGTGTTGCAGATTTTTCTCTCCTCTGCGGCTTAGCCGCCATCCCTGGGTCCTTGTTCGGGAAAAAAGAGTCGAGTGTGGTTTGCAGGGACCCTGATTCAGATGAAGTCACCACGATGCACGGTAAGGGCGCTGAGAGGTCCGTTGTTTTTCGGCGGGGGAGCACGGTCAGCCTGCAGCCTACCCGCTCATCGGGTCACGTGGTCCCCGCACTCAGCAGATTTAATGCCAGACAAAAAAGCAGTTACAGGGAGCACCTTGGAAAATTCCTCACTGAACCTTAATGAGAGATGACATGTTATCCATCCTCATATTtctggtttctctcctgtgtggattctttcaTGCTTTTTCAGGCTTGATTTCCAACAGAAACTTTTATCACACACCGTGCatgaaaatggtttctctcccgTGTGGATCCTTCCATGGCTTTTCAGATATGCTTTCAAGCTaaaacttttatcacactcactgcatgtaaatagtttctctcctgtgtggatcctttcatggaGTTTCAGCTCTGATTTCCtcctgaagcttttatcacattcattGCATATAAATGGATTCTCTCTGGAGTGGATTCTTTCATGCTTTTTCAAGCTTGATTTCCAacagaagcttttatcacactctgtGCATGAAAATAGTTTTTCCCCTGTGTGGATACTTTCATGGCTTTTGAGATGTGCTTTCAagctgaagcttttatcacactcactgcatgtaaatagggtctctcctgtgtggatcctttcatggattaacaGCTCTGATTTAAgcctgaagcttttatcacactcagcgcatgaaaatggtttctctcctgtgtggatcctttcgTGGCTTTTCAGCTGTGAATTACACCTaaaacttttatcacactcaatgcatataaatggtttctctcctgtgtgggtcCTTTCATGGCTTCTCAGCTCCGAATTACtcctgaagcttttatcacactccgAGCATGAAAATGGTTTCACTAATGTATGACTCATTTCGTGCCTTTTCAGTTCAGATTTCAAAAGAAAGTTTTTATCACACTCATTGCAAGTAAATgctttctctcctgtgtggatcctttcatgccTTTTCAGTTTTGATTTATACCTGAAGCTTTTTTCACATTCTTTGCATGTAaagggtttctctcctgtgtggatcctttcatggtTTTTCAGCTCTGATTTACTCCTgcagcttttatcacactcattGCATATAAATGGTTTATATCCTGTGTGGGTCCATTCATGGCATTTGAGCTGTGATTTATACCTGAAGCTTTTTTCACACTCcttgcatgtaaatggtttctcttcagTGTGGCTTCTTTCATGGATTTTCAGCTCTGATTTACACTTGAAACTTGCATCCTGCTCATTGCATGTAAATTGATTCTCTCTGGTGTGTATCCTTTCATGAATTTTCAGTTTAAATTTCCAAATGAAACTTTTAACACACTCGGTGCATTTAAATGGCTTCTCTACTGCATGGATCTTTTCATgctttttcagttcagttttccaACTAAAGTTTTTATCACACTCAATGCATGTAAATGGTCTCGCCCCTGTGTGAAACCTTTCATGTAATTTCAGTTTTGATTTTctactgaagcttttatcacactctgtGCAcctaaatggtttctctcctgtatggatAACTTCATGTATTTTTAGTACACGTTTTGACCGGaagcatttatcacattcagtgcatgaaaatggtctctcccctgtgtggatcctttcatgtaTTTTCAAGTAAGATAGGGCAATGAAGCATTTACCACACTCAGAGCATGGAAattgtttctctcctgtgtgtatgatttcatgcattttcatttcaGGTTTTGAACGGAAGCTTTTTTCACACTTGgtgcatttaaatggtttctctcctgtgtggatcctttcatgtaTTTTCAAGTATGATTTACTAATAAAgcatttatcacactcagtacatgcaaatcgTTTTGCTACTGTGTGCATCTTTTGATGCTTTTTCAGTTTTGATATCCACGTGAA is from Rhinatrema bivittatum chromosome 2, aRhiBiv1.1, whole genome shotgun sequence and encodes:
- the LOC115083617 gene encoding oocyte zinc finger protein XlCOF6-like; translated protein: MEVTSRRKELVSSPRALLPRETLSTSPARERAPDSFLILKAATEERKMPAGAAAKVSLTFQDIAVCFSQEEWEYLEEWQKELYKAVMKENYQTLSSLGTGSPTISPEIISRIERGEEPYIREEPGSEEGGAGKSSCSEIDETKRRHEETHPEEPTKHLAVTKIVLEKDGADICPCCDWEENCWSQYKPEERLRNPAGDSTENVIPCEQSAQPLREQAGMRLYSGSECASKVIKGQQKIHTGEKSFPCNEFNKSFIYPSQLKMHQKVHSREKQFTGMDYDKIFTWISKLKKHQKMHTVAKRFACTECDKCFISKSYLKIHERIHTGEKPFKCTKCEKSFRSKPEMKMHEIIHTGEKQFPCSECGKCFIALSYLKIHERIHTGERPFSCTECDKCFRSKRVLKIHEVIHTGEKPFRCTECDKSFSRKSKLKLHERFHTGARPFTCIECDKNFSWKTELKKHEKIHAVEKPFKCTECVKSFIWKFKLKIHERIHTRENQFTCNEQDASFKCKSELKIHERSHTEEKPFTCKECEKSFRYKSQLKCHEWTHTGYKPFICNECDKSCRSKSELKNHERIHTGEKPFTCKECEKSFRYKSKLKRHERIHTGEKAFTCNECDKNFLLKSELKRHEMSHTLVKPFSCSECDKSFRSNSELRSHERTHTGEKPFICIECDKSFRCNSQLKSHERIHTGEKPFSCAECDKSFRLKSELLIHERIHTGETLFTCSECDKSFSLKAHLKSHESIHTGEKLFSCTECDKSFCWKSSLKKHERIHSRENPFICNECDKSFRRKSELKLHERIHTGEKLFTCSECDKSFSLKAYLKSHGRIHTGEKPFSCTVCDKSFCWKSSLKKHERIHTGEKPEI